One Triticum dicoccoides isolate Atlit2015 ecotype Zavitan chromosome 3B, WEW_v2.0, whole genome shotgun sequence genomic window, TATGGGTTTTGAGAGATGGGGAGTTTACCAAACAACATGGGTGTAGGCTAATTCCGCCGTCGGTGGCCCCCCTCCCCAGCACCACCAACTCTCAAACATGCTTGATGGTTGCAGATGATAGCGGTACGAAGAAAAAGATCatgatcaccttcccccttctaaccCATGGCTACCTCGTCGGTCTTTTCTCGTCTTCCAACCCATTGATAACCCTTTAAACCTAGAGTTCCATGATGGAAGACTTGGTTGCCATGGATAGAAGCCACCCCTGCATTTCTGCTTACAAGCCGGGAGCATTCACCCCAGACAGGATGGTTGTATTGGCACGGAGATTCTACCACCACGTCTGCTGGTGACCACTTCCGATTGGTAATCTTCATATTGAAGTGGATTGCAATATCCTGGTATTGGGAGCACCACTGCAAGCATCCAACAAATTGCCTCGCATCCCTACCGAGTGCCTTATtgttgggaatcattgcatggaaaacaaaaatatttctacgcacacgcaatgatctatccatggaggtgcatagcaacgagggggagagtgtgtctacgtacccttgtagacagtaagcggaagcgtttcacaacgcggttgatgtagtcgaacatcttcgcgcttcaaccgatcaagtaccgaacacacgtcacttccgcgttctgcacacgttcaattcggtgacgtcccttgccttcttgatctagcaagacgtcGAGGTTGTAGATGACTTCCttcagcacgacaacatggtgacagtgatggtgaagtgaacgGTGGAGGGGGCATTGCACATGGCTAGGCAATTCTCTGGGGTGTGCTAGGGCGCGTCccgccccacatatatataggtgggagggagaggggaggctgccaggaggcgccccaagtaggccgaatcataCTTGGGGTCCTCCCTAGTAGCGCCCCCCTGCCATATCTAAcctagggagaaggaaagaggggggagagggaaggaagtgggaatcctaatccacattttcctttcccttctcccctttccttcccctccttagGCTGGCCTATATGGGAGGGCGCACTAGCCCCTTGTGGCTGATGCGTTTCCCCCCTTggaccataaggcccatatcttttgccgggggtgcctagaaccccttccggtgacccgatatgtacctggtaccctccggaacactttcggtgtccgaataccatcgtcctatatatcaatctttacttctcgaccatttcgagactcctcgtcatgttcgtgatctcattcgggactccgaacaacattcggtcaccaaatcacataactcatataatactatatcgtcatcgaacgttaagcgtgcggaccctatgggttcgagaactatgtagacatgactgagacacctcttctgtcaataaccaatagcagaacctggatgaccatattggctcctacatattctacgaagatctttatcggttgaaccgttatgacaacatacataactccctttgtccatcggtatgttacttgcccgggattcgtggtatcttcatacctagttcaatctcattaccgacaagtctctttactcgttccgtaatacatcacctcgtgactaactccttagtcgtttgcttgcaagcttatgatgtgtattaccgagacggcacagagatacctctcctatactcggagtgacaaatcctaatatcgatctatgctaactcaacaaacaccttcggacatacctgtagagcatcttgttgtgacgtttgatagcacacaaggcattcctccgatatccgggagttgcataatctcatagtcgaagcaatatgtatttgacatgaagaaagcaatgacaataaaactgaacgatcattatgctaagctaacggatgggtcttgtccatcacatcattctcctgatgatgtgatcccgttatcaagtgacaactcatgttcatggttaggaaacctgaaccatctttgatcaatgagttagtctagtagaggctcactagggacaagttgtttgtttatgtattcagacatgtattaaggttttcgatcaatacaattctagcatgaataataaacctttatcacaaataaggaaatataaaataacaactttattattgcctctagggcatatttcttcactTATTTATAGCCTCAACAAAAACATTTACAAAAATACCCCTACCTTGATACTAGGATCATAGGGGCATTTCAGACATTTCACATTTACATTTTATTCCCAAGTGATGCTCGAAGATTTTGAAAATGTGGAGCAGATTGGTGATGTATCGTGATGGCGGCATGGCACACGAGGGCACGGTTCATGAATCCAAACAGAGTGACACATTTTGCCTTGTCAGTTCATCTCTTTTTGATATAGTAGGTAGTAAAACACATCAAATAGATGTTTGTGAGGCCATACTTGAAGACAAAAGTTCTTGAGCCTTGAGCTAGAAGGATTAAGGTATGACAGCTAAGTTCAAGTCTATCTAGTCTATCTATCTATAGAGATACTAAACTCCCATGATTTGAAGCACTCTGGTGTTTCGGGAGTTGTGGGGCTGCCGTGGGACCTGCATGTAAGGTTGTTTGTTGCTTATtttatttccccttctctctttaatTTTTTACTGGTTTTAATTCATGAGCGCTTATTAAAATTTGGGAACATTAAAAAGAACAAATAATAATAATTTGCATTTTTACCTTCATTAATATTTATTACATTCATGAATATTTTGAAGTTCACGAACATTTTTAaggtttgtgaacatttttaaaatttgaaacTTGTTTagtttgcaaacattttttgaatccatgaatacattttaatttgatgaacattttctaTAATTCATGATTTTATAAATTCACAATATATTTTAAAATCCTTGAACATATTTTAATTATACTAACCTATTTCTAAAAATATAGTCCATTTGTCTGACCGAGCGGTAGGGCGAGCGGAAAAAAAGCTAACCGAGTGAGAGGAATAGGGAGTCAAGCTAAGCGAGCGACAGCTCGTGGGCCGATCCATGTGAGTGCTATAGCAGCAATTCCACAATTTCAAACGTAGAATATGACTTCTCTAGAGATTCAAACGACCACCACTAGCTGGCACCAAGGAAGACACATGTAAAGACACCACAATAAGGCTCCAAAAAACTCCATTATCCTCTAGGTAATATTATCTTCAAAAAGAATCCGGTACAATATCAAACGAAAAAACACCTTCATGACATAACTAAAACACAAAATGAACATTGATAAAATGCAAAGAAAACAACCGACCGCAATAATATATTAGATATAAAAGAATTAATCCCACGAGTGAAGAACGGCCCGGCGAAGCCTACATTAGTCTCAAGTCAACTTAAAGTGCGACGTTAATGagctttatttttcttcttctcgtgCTACTGTGGCCTCTTGTCGGGCGTCCCGCACTTGGCCGGGACGCGCCACTGGAAGCTCCTCCCGGCGGccttggccttcatcttctccGCCGGCGCCATCACTGTGTAGTTCCTCCACTGCCCCAGCACGTCCCGGAGGTCGCTGATCTTGTTCGCCATGCCGATGCAGCAGTTGGCATGCATGGTGCACGCCCTCGCCATGTCGTTGCGGAACAGCTGGCAGAAGCCGCCGAAGTGCGCTGTGTCGAGGAACTGGACGCGTATGCGCAGGTCGCTGTCGGCGCCGGCGAGCTCGTGCTTGATGTTGTTGAAGATGGTCTGCTCGTGGTTCCGCGGGAacctccgccgcgccgcccgccaccgccgcaGCATCTCCACCGTTCGGTTCGTCGACTTCACGTAGTAGAACCCCGTGTTGGGCCAGCTGCTGAGGTCGTCCGCGTCGCCGGAGAACACGTCGCAGGACGTCGCCATGTCCGCGTGCAGGCCGATGTGCCGGAACGGGTCCCGGAACCACAGGATGTCCACATCCGTGAAGAGGAAGCTGTAGCCGAGCTGGAGCACGCGCTGCTGGAGCTCCAGCTTGGTCCACACCAGCTCCACGTACGCGTCGCTCATGAAGTCGCTCGCAGAGCTCAGGTTCATGGACGTCTTCGTCGTCGGGAGGAGGTAGCAAAACCGGTGCACGCTCCGGCAGTGGCGGTAGGCCATGGGGTCCACGGCGACGATGAGGAGGTGGTCGAGGAAGTGCTCGATCTTCTCGCCGGCGAAGAAGCTCTCACGGAAGAGGCCCAGCAGGGAGCCCGGCCGCGCGAACGCCTCGTTCACCGACGTGATGATCACCGTCCGGTCCTCCGTGGCCACCATGGGCAGAAGCTCAGCCAAACCTGCGAAATTGGACTGGGCATCCTGCAAGCAGTTCACACACTAACGTGTCAATTCATAACCATCATAATTTCcctctaagaatatctctccaattTTTGTTACTTGAGTACAGTACTACAGTAGGACGATACTATGAATATAGAACATTTAACGCTGGATATACTTTCCTGCAAAAGATTACACACATTATTGGAGAAATATTTGGTAGTATTAAACTCAAATATTCTCGAAGCATTGAAAAGATTTTATGTGTATCTTGGTAAAAAAATATTTTTTGCGGGGGGTGTATCTTGGTAATTAATTAAACCCCAATTATATACTTGGTCACTAGTCAATGTTGTATTCCTCCTTCACTCTACTCAGTTATTGTTTCTGATTCCGTCGAGGCAAGTCCTTTTGCACATCCTCATTAAATTTCTAGATCTAGTCGAATCCCACAAAATTTTGATCCATTTTCTAATCAATCAATTGAGAGTTACAGGGCTGATTCGCAGTACTGATCGTGCTACGTTTTGTTTCGTAAAAAAGGCCAGCTTCTAAAATGTCAATCTTCCTTTCGTTATCACGCGCAAATTCATGctgctcattgaaaaaacttactcCCTTCATCCAAATATATAGGGTCTAATCCCTTTTTCGAGGTTGCATTTGACCATTGATAAGAATAAACATATATCAGATGTATGATATAAAAACTATATCATTAGAAACTTCTTTTGCATATGAATTTAGTCATATGCTTTGTGTAACATCCATGCCATATGTTATTATTTTAACTTGTGGTCAGAGGTGACCTAAAAAACCGTATTAGGCCCTATATATTTGGATGGAGGAGTACTGATTTCATAACAATTAGGACAGCTTTCCTGTGTTTCTAGCTAAATCGTGAATTGATCGTCAGTTAATATTGTTTTCCTTATTTACTCTACTCCATTATTGTTTCTACCCCGATAACTCCATTTGCACATCCTAATCATTTTGAGACCCCTTCAAATCCTAGTAAAATATTTGTGAGGATTTAATCATGTTATTAAGttaatgccaaatctgccaagaaGTTCTtgtatctttttttttttttgcgggaagaaTTTCTTAGAACTTAGCCAGCCAAACTTACTCGTCTAATTAGCCTCAAGATTTGCTTTGTTTATCTAAACACCTGGAAAGGACGTTGGAGCTCACTACACCAATAGGGGACTAAATGAACAAGCCTACTTAAAGTgctctttttttctttctaaaatgtATAGTAACTATACTAATTTAACGGCTCAATATGCCCGATGCACAAAAACTTGACTAGCTGCGAGTAAAAAGGCCAGCCTCCTATTCCAAACAAATACACCATGTAATACAAGGGATCTATCTCAACAAGAAACACTGAAACAAAGTGATTATGGGATTCAATCATGTCATATGTGTTTTCATACCGAAATGGAATCGTCAAAATGCTACACATCATATGGAAACACGTAAAGAAACCAAATGGAAGTGAGACCAGCACAATGAACTACCTACCTCGTTAGAGTTTCCACTATTTTGTTTTGGTGCTCGCCTTGGAGACGGCATCATTGCATCTAGTGGTGGCCACCTCTGGCTGGCGAGCACCAATAGCAGAAAGAGGGTTATAGTGGTTGCACTCCAAAACTTTACAAACCGATGAAGACTTCCGTCATGGAACTCCatgatgatttccaaaacaaaaaaGAACTTTACCGTGTTGGAGAGATATACCTCCATTGCATTGGATTTATAGGGTGTCCATGACTAATTGGCATGCAGCTAATGCTGGCAGGAGTTAATGACATTATGGTAGCGATTAAAATCGTACTTGGAGATATATGCATGATAAAAGAATAATTATTACCTTCTAAAGATGTAGGCACTTCAGTGTGAGGATATGGACATCTGTAGGTTTCTATGGGTTTTGAGATCTGAGGGTGTCTTCAATCCACAATTTCACAAAGTGGCGGAGACTTATGTCGTGGAACTCATATGGTGATGTGAAACTAAAAAATTAACATTATTTGCATTGCAAAAATCTACTTCGGGTTACATTGTATTTATAAGGCAGTCTATAATGTATGGGTGATGCAAAATATGGATAATGCATGCACAAATTAATTAGATTGAAGCAGTGAGTTGCTGACTAATTGGAAATATATGCAtggtaaacaacaattattaccttCTAGAAATGTAGATATTGGATCTGAATGTCCATAGGTTCCTATGGATTTTGAGAGGTGAGGGGATACCAAaataaaacaagaagatgggtgagGGGTGATTCCGATGTCATTGCTCCCCTCTCCACCAAACCCTACCCTCGATGCTCAACAATTGTAGATAATAGTGGTGGTAAAATAAGCACCATTCACCTTCTACCTTGGGGTTACCTTGTCGGTCCTTTCTTGTCTGGTTCAGCAATAATCACTAGATTTTGAAGTTTTGTGGTGGTAGACTTTGTTAATTTGTCAAACCATGGGTTGCAATCCCCCTAACTCACCTAATGGTATTGTGATATGCCTGTAGGATTTGCTTCTTACAACAAAGACAATGTCATCATATCAATCGGTGACAACTCCGGTTGGTGAGCACTAACAGGAAGAGGAGAGAAAGGGAGGTCGCAATCCGCAGCTTGATGAAAGTACCCCATGGTGATGTGGAACATGAACTCCATGGTATTGGGATCGCCATCGCAAGCCCAAAGGCACACTTTTGGGCCAGTTTGGGGAGGGGAGGGATATGACCAAGGGTTCTAGGGAGTTATGAAATCGTGAATGATCTCTCGTCCTTGCCGAGCACCTTatttatggccgaaacaaaaatatTTACAAAAGTATCCCTACAATGATGCTCGGATCTTAAGGGTATTTGAGAGATTTTTTGTTTGCATCTTACGCCTGGGTCCTTCTTGATGATTTCAAGGCGGTATTTGTGGAGCCAGCGTGAGACGTACTATGATGACATCATGGTCGTACAAGGCCGTAACTCTTGAACTAAAAGAGAGATAGGACCCGGGCAAGTCGGGCCGCGTCCCGGGTCTTGACACCAAAATCCTTTCACAACGGTAGCACTATTTGCTACTTCGTGGCACTATTTTCCATGTTTAGCCCGGGATTGGCCTTGGGCCTAGCCCCATCCTAGCTCCGTCGCTGTCGCTGAAGAGAGACAAAGCATGTTTGGTGTCGTTCACGCGTAAAGTTGTGCTCCCTTTGATATAGGTATTAGAACAATTTAAATAAATGTTTTAGTGGCTATAGTTTGTTTCATGTAATTCTTTATTTGGAATGTAGGACTGTGGTTGTAACGAAACACCTATCACCCAAAATCTAACTTGAGTCGGCCCCCTTTCTTTAGGCTACAGATTCATGAGAATCATTGTGACTATGGATTTCCGAGAACCAGTTTCTAGGTGTGAATTCTCGAGAATCAGAAGCAAGTTGTTTGCTTACCATATTGTTGGACAGGTGTAGGAATTATTGGGTTTTTTAAATGTCAGTAATGTCCCTGAAAGTTGGATATGATGTTTATATGCTGATACGCACAAATTAAGCTGTTTCGAGTGGTTAAAATGGAAAATTGTTGTTTAACCGTATGTGACATATCTTGTGTCTACAAATGTCATGATCATGGAAACATTTCATTCAAAGTATGCATATGAAACATAACATCCAAAATATGCACCAACCTTCATTCTTACATGCGAAACATATCATCCAAAATATCCACCAACCATCATTCCTACATATGACACGTACGTATCATCCAAAATATGCATTAACCATCCGCCAACAAGACATTATCAATTGCCTCACGAGTTGATTGAGGTTACTGTTGTTCTTATGATCATGTTAAAATCGCCACCAAGGAGCCAGGGTCCAGCCATCATGTCACAAAGGTCATAGAGCTCCGCGAGGAAGGCTAGCTTCTCATCATCCCCTTGGGGGCATCTCATACTATCACTCGCTTGGGTTTCAAGATCATATGTCATGCACTATTTGTGGGTTTGCATTCTCATGATGCGACATGAACACCCAAACCTTCTGAGCAAACTACGAGCTGACGACATAAACCTCGATCTTGTCTTACGCACAACTGCAGACACATTTGTACATCTCAAAAGGAAATGGTCGACTACATGTGCATCGCTATCAACCAATCATCAGTGGATGCATATCCCAGGGACCTTCCACCGCACGGGGCCGCGCCGGCGCTGTGCGTCGTCCATCCCCCTATACACGCGCCACTCCTTCATCAGGTTCCCGAGGTCATGGAGCTTGGCGGCGAGGCCGACGCAGCAGTTGGCGTGCATGGTGTAGAGCGTGTTGAAGTCCCGGGTGTTGTTGCAGAACCCGGCGTTGTGCACCGTGTCGAGGAACTGCACCCGGAGCCCGCGCTTGTCGACCAGCTCGAACTTGATCTCGTTGAACACCTGCTGCTCGTGCTTCCCCGGGAAGGACAGCCTCGCCGCCCGCCACGCCTCGAAGACGCCCACCATGAGCGCGCTCGACCTCACGTACAGGAACCCCGTGTTCGGGGCGTTCACGGGGCTGTACGGGTCCCCGAAGTAGAAGTCCGACGAGGTCACCATGTGTGCCGCCACCGACATCCGCTCGAATGGGTTGCGGAACCACATGATGTCCACATCCTACATCATCAGGTTGAAATGCAACAAAAGTTTTAGGGGTGCGATAATATAATGGAGGATATACAGAAAGTTTGAGAATACTTACATAAATCTAAAAGGCATATATAATCTGTGTATCTAATCTAATAAAAAGAATAAAATATCTTAGAGATTTCTCACAAACTTACACGTACGgcctattttttaaaaaaaattccaccACACATGTTGTATTTTGGTAGGATGTGTACCCCACATATTTGAGAGGTACGAAATGCTAAGCTAATAAGCCTCAAGTTTTTTGTTAGCAAGTGTGAGAGGGGTGTTTATGCAAAAATGTGGTCACATTGGACTGGTTCTTGGCATCCATTttttgatttgtcttttttgtttaggCAAAGTGGCAAACTGTGCCACCTGCTCCGGCGACGAATACTACGTACCGTGAAGAGGAAGTTGTAGCCGAGCTCGAGGATCCTCTGCTGCAGCCGGACCTTGCTCCACACCAGGTCCAGGTAGTCCTTGCTCATGAACACCTTCTCGTCCGAGAGGTCCTTGCCGCCGACCAGGGGCGGCAGGAGGTAGCAGTGCGGGTGCACGGCCCGGCACCGCTCCAGCGCCCCGGCGTCGAGGGCCACGACGAGGAGGTGATCCACGAAGTGCGCGATCCGCTCCCCGGCGCGGAAGCTCTCGAGCAAGAGGTCCAGCAGCGAGCCCTCGGCCGCCCACGCCTCGTTCACCGACGTCATGATCACCGTTTTGTGCTCGTCCGCCAccgtccgcagcagccgctccagctCGTCCTCCGCCGCCTGCCGGACCAAATTAAACATCAGAGATGCTAAAGGAAAAGTACAGATAACTAACTTAGCAAGAATCGCAAGCTTTGGAAACCTGGCTAGTGTTGTGGCTGGCCTCCTGAGGGGAGGCAACGCCGTCGACCTTGCTTGCGCTCGTGTGGTTAGCCTCCTGCTCCTGGGCAGGAGCAACCGGCGCCGCCATGGTTCCATTGACCCAGCTGGATATGCCGGCCGAGGACGGCCCGGCCCCGATCCCGTCCGAGGACATGAAGAAGATGAGCACCCCGGCGACGGACGCCCCGAGGAGGAGCGACACGAGCTGGTTCAGCAGGTTGGGCTGGATCCCCATCATGTATGCGATGCGTGTGTGTCTGCACGAGAATCGCCGGCAGGAGCAGAGAGAAGACTCGGGATGATGACGAAAAGCGGAGTGCCGTCCGGGAGAACTGATCGTCGGCAGGGACAGGGAAAATAAATAATCAGGAGGAGGGCGAGAAGGGGAGGGAAACTGCTTAGCAGCTCATGCTGTGTCTACCTACTTAATTAACTCTGAATCTGGTGTTAGCTGGGTCTGGGAGGTTGATATATTCAAACCGGGACACTGCCCAATCGGACCGTTTCTACATGGTCACAGTATATGCACAGACGGTGCAACGTGCGCGCGGTGCCCTTCTCATGTCATGTGATGTGAGAAGTCAGAGTCCGCCTCCTGGCTTTGACAGGGAGACGGCGAATGTGCTATATTCTTCAGCTCTTGCTCCATGTGTGTGTATGCCGTCAGAATTCAGAAACTCTCTTGATCTAGTTGGCTTCGATAGGGAAATGACCAATGTGCGGCGCTCTTCGGTACTAGTTGGATCTAATGCTCAATCAGGGACCTTCATGGTCTAGTTGGTTTCGATGGGGAGATGGCCAGTGTGCCGTGCTCTTCAGCGGTACTCGGTGGAACTGTCGCTCCATGTGTATAATACATGACACCAGAAACTCACCACTGGGAGTGAAACGTTGTATTTTTGTACTCAGCTGCGCATTCCTCCATTCATTCACATGTGCAGCTGTTCATTCTTTGTGCAAGCACAGTAAAAATGGCTCTTTCGCATGAGACGGGCCTGCAATTCATATGTAAGCAGCTGCTGCTTCTTCTACTGTTCTTGACAATAATACAACTGAGTACTGACTGCTTACTGAAGAATTTAAGCTTGGTGGTAGTACATTAGGCAGTTGGATCTCTTGCCCCGTTTCGGATATAAATTTTTTTGGGAAGGAGAATATCAGCTTGGATGCGTGCAATAATGTTGAACTAGTGGCAATTTAGTATTGCGCCCCTTGAACTGAATCATACACGTCTCACGTGGACGAGCGCGCCAGTTCACACTCTCTTTTGAAAATTACTTGTCA contains:
- the LOC119279878 gene encoding uncharacterized protein At4g15970-like gives rise to the protein MEDAQSNFAGLAELLPMVATEDRTVIITSVNEAFARPGSLLGLFRESFFAGEKIEHFLDHLLIVAVDPMAYRHCRSVHRFCYLLPTTKTSMNLSSASDFMSDAYVELVWTKLELQQRVLQLGYSFLFTDVDILWFRDPFRHIGLHADMATSCDVFSGDADDLSSWPNTGFYYVKSTNRTVEMLRRWRAARRRFPRNHEQTIFNNIKHELAGADSDLRIRVQFLDTAHFGGFCQLFRNDMARACTMHANCCIGMANKISDLRDVLGQWRNYTVMAPAEKMKAKAAGRSFQWRVPAKCGTPDKRPQ
- the LOC119278168 gene encoding uncharacterized protein At1g28695-like gives rise to the protein MMGIQPNLLNQLVSLLLGASVAGVLIFFMSSDGIGAGPSSAGISSWVNGTMAAPVAPAQEQEANHTSASKVDGVASPQEASHNTSQAAEDELERLLRTVADEHKTVIMTSVNEAWAAEGSLLDLLLESFRAGERIAHFVDHLLVVALDAGALERCRAVHPHCYLLPPLVGGKDLSDEKVFMSKDYLDLVWSKVRLQQRILELGYNFLFTDVDIMWFRNPFERMSVAAHMVTSSDFYFGDPYSPVNAPNTGFLYVRSSALMVGVFEAWRAARLSFPGKHEQQVFNEIKFELVDKRGLRVQFLDTVHNAGFCNNTRDFNTLYTMHANCCVGLAAKLHDLGNLMKEWRVYRGMDDAQRRRGPVRWKVPGICIH